One genomic window of Branchiostoma lanceolatum isolate klBraLanc5 chromosome 5, klBraLanc5.hap2, whole genome shotgun sequence includes the following:
- the LOC136435579 gene encoding meiosis expressed gene 1 protein homolog, producing MAAAVSTQMQPKSMTRAKKWDEAVENAYRFQLAGYRDEEEYRSVKQVDNAEKWENGFVKKLQRKDGCFYYYNRARECSDKDVPKTKLYNY from the exons ATGGCAGCAGCAGTGAGCACACAGATGCAGCCCAAGTCCATGACTCGGGCGAAGAAGTGGGATGAGGCGGTAGAGAACGCGTACCGGTTCCAGCTGGCTGGTTACCGGGACGAGGAAGAGTACCGCAGCGTCAAACAAGTTGACAAC GCTGAGAAATGGGAGAACGGATTTGTCAAGAAGCTTCAACGCAAGGATGGCTGCTTTTATTACTACAACAGGGCACGGGAATGCTCTGATAAGGATGTCCCCAAGACCAAGCTCTACAACTACTAA
- the LOC136435578 gene encoding transmembrane protein 115-like — MSNALVNRYLPVARQHFVTTLTNTSVVVKAVCAVVCLSYLVSLGVELVEPLSINPGFLIPSTFRVWTLLTHGLLETQILHVAISITAVVVAGKLLEPIWGALELLIFLTLVTIVTGIFSAFFYLFVYMATSDDTYIFEVHIYGLTGFAAGVCVALKQTRPDQVLVPAVDLRVKHVPLLLLVGSILLKVATLTTGTYPVMTGMGILSSWIYLRFYQRHGNQGKGDMGDVFTFATFFPESVQAPIAILANTVYSGLVKIKVCKKTVKRYDVGAPSSITISLPGTDPADAERRRKKALQALNERLSKVQQPEEEEGDWPAMEEVAADSVVVEIEEDKKKVPTPHRSPHASPRVMTPARAASPEPANSPANMPNGPTNFNNGDNKAPPGEGPS, encoded by the exons ATGTCGAACGCTCTTGTGaaccgatacctgccggtggcGCGGCAGCATTTCGTCACGACGCTGACAAACACGAGCGTTGTAGTGAAAGCCGTGTGCGCTGTCGTCTGTCTGAGCTACCTAGTTTCCCTGGGAGTCGAACTTGTCGAACCGTTGAGCATAAACCCGGGATTTCTCATCCCTTCCACCTTCAGAGTCTGGACTCTGCTGACTCATGGTTTACTGGAGACACAAATACTCCACGTTGCGATCAGTATAACGGCAGTTGTGGTGGCGGGAAAACTGCTGGAACCAATATGGGGCGCTCTAGAACTCCTCATCTTCCTGACTCTGGTTACCATAGTAACCGGTATATTCTCTGCGTTCTTCTATCTTTTCGTGTACATGGCCACGTCGGATGACACGTATATCTTCGAAGTCCACATATACGGACTGACCGGCTTTGCAGCCGGGGTCTGCGTGGCTTTGAAGCAGACGAGACCCGACCAGGTGCTAGTACCAGCCGTCGACCTACGCGTCAAACACGTACCACTCCTACTACTGGTCGGGTCCATCTTGCTCAAGGTGGCGACCCTTACGACGGGGACATACCCCGTGATGACCGGCATGGGCATCCTGTCCAGCTGGATCTACCTACGCTTCTACCAACGGCACGGGAACCAAGGGAAGGGAGACATGGGCGACGTTTTCACCTTCGCAACGTTCTTCCCCGAGTCCGTGCAGGCTCCAATCGCAATACTGGCAAACACGGTGTACAGCGGACTGGTGAAGATAAAGGTGTGTAAGAAGACGGTGAAGAGGTACGACGTGGGCGCCCCATCCTCCATCACCATCAGTCTACCCGGCACCGACCCCGCTGACGCCGAGAGAAGAAG GAAAAAAGCCCTGCAAGCACTGAATGAACGCCTGAGCAAGGTGCAACAGCCGGAAGAAGAGGAAGGGGACTGGCCAGCGATGGAAGAGGTCGCTGCCGACAGCGTTGTCGTAGAGATAGAGGAAGACAAGAAAAAGGTTCCGACGCCTCACAGAAGTCCGCACGCTTCCCCGCGAGTCATGACCCCAGCTCGAGCTGCTAGTCCGGAGCCCGCAAACAGCCCTGCTAATATGCCCAATGGTCCGACTAattttaacaatggtgacaacaAAGCACCACCTGGAGAAGGCCCAAGTTGA
- the LOC136435580 gene encoding nucleolar protein dao-5-like, with amino-acid sequence MASETPLPKGWTKKVVLRQSGATAGKTDTYFYSPEGKKFRSRTEIAKFCKDKGLKIDTDSFTFGGKVTSSAKKATKDTPSTSRGRGRPPKAAAAKKEKEQKTPGKLVVKMRFSTPQKRSKSSGSSSKEPAAKKPRGRPPKTKQEVKVKFPMGPKAAQSPKKGAKSKTPAKKERKAPAVKKPAKPAKEKKSAAKKAAKAPPKTKPPAKAAPKTTAPKPLKKRKAPEETEAASPSKKAKKPEATAGAPSKSETGESSQPTEADVVVLADDLSKQSEKSEDAAEPEIISISEAASGDDREMSPPREGMSPEEMMPPESEEDEDEGFVIVDMKDCEEEPEVVAEVPAEAQPSEPPRSGNIETLVFRPLNTPEKSQGAPQRATAGPVQQENVAVITPPPEPAREASNSESRGSSESGSTTYLPEIIECQAPATGQAQTLLPPANTTGRLPLSRTQSWGSNIPEPSVSPLPRSISPLTDRSDNEPVSAFEPVFPHAPGVGTTTRVLAESGNIFERLAPPPPPPADVGVSTEEYRRSAFQPVVPPTVGRQATNHCTIPPPTGAGSAFQPVLPSAPGATTNGDGASAREPGVSPYFSGDAGNLPPPKEKFAATKWTPPRSPFNLVQEHLFHDPWKLLVATIFLQRTTGQAAIPLMWEFFRRWPSPEVTREADWKPISELLQPLGLYQKRAKTLIRFSDEFLTKDWTYPDELHGIGKYGNDSYRIFCVNEWRQVMPSDHKLNDYHNWLLKNHKELGI; translated from the exons ATGGCGTCcgagacccccctccccaagggGTGGACCAAGAAGGTGGTTCTACGTCAATCCGGTGCCACAGCTGGCAAGACCGACACTTATTTCTACAG tCCTGAAGGGAAGAAGTTTCGATCCCGAACGGAGATCGCAAAGTTCTGCAAAGACAAGGGACTGAAGATAGACACTGATTCCTTCACATTTGGCGGAAAGGTGACGTCTTCAGCGAAGAAAGCCACGAAGGACACGCCTTCCACGTCCAGGGGCCGAGGCCGACCGCCAAAAGCAGCTGcagcaaagaaagaaaaggaacaaaAGACGCCCGGGAAGCTTGTGGTTAAGATGCGGTTTTCTACACCGCAGAAGAGGTCAAAGAGTTCTGGCAGCTCTTCCAAAGAACCGGCTGCAAAGAAGCCAAGGGGACGGCCACCAAAAACCAAGCAGGAAGTCAAGGTCAAGTTTCCAATGGGACCGAAGGCAGCCCAAAGCCCCAAAAAGGGCGCCAAGTCAAAGACCCCCgcaaagaaggaaagaaaggcgCCAGCAGTGAAGAAACCAGCCAAACCTGCAAAAGAGAAGAAATCGGCAGCAAAGAAGGCGGCAAAGGCACCTCCCAAGACAAAGCCTCCCGCGAAAGCGGCACCGAAAACTACCGCACCGAAACCGCTCAAGAAACGGAAAGCTCCCGAAGAAACCGAGGCAGCTTCCCCGTCCAAGAAAGCGAAGAAGCCCGAGGCGACCGCGGGAGCTCCTTCCAAGTCTGAAACAGGTGAGTCCAGCCAACCTACTGAAGCAGATGTAGTTGTACTTGCAGATGATTTATCCAAGCAGTCAGAGAAATCGGAAGATGCCGCCGAACCCGAAATCATCTCAATCTCCGAGGCAGCATCAGGAGACGACAGAGAGATGTCCCCGCCCCGGGAGGGCATGAGTCCGGAAGAGATGATGCCCCCCGAGAGCGAAGAGGACGAAGACGAGGGTTTCGTTATCGTGGACATGAAGGATTGCGAAGAAGAGCCCGAAGTGGTGGCTGAAGTTCCGGCTGAAGCTCAACCATCAGAACCGCCCAGGTCAGGAAACATAGAGACACTGGTGTTCAGGCCCCTCAATACGCCCGAGAAAAGCCAGGGGGCGCCTCAACGAGCTACCGCCGGCCCGGTTCAACAGGAGAATGTAGCCGTGATCACGCCGCCGCCGGAGCCTGCAAGGGAAGCCAGCAACTCCGAGTCACGGGGTTCGTCCGAGTCGGGGAGCACCACTTATCTCCCCGAGATAATCGAGTGTCAGGCTCCGGCGACGGGACAAGCCCAAACCCTCCTACCGCCAGCCAACACGACAGGCCGTCTGCCGCTGTCCAGAACCCAAAGTTGGGGCTCGAACATCCCCGAGCCATCTGTCTCTCCGCTGCCAAGGAGTATCTCGCCCCTCACCGATAGGTCAGACAACGAGCCGGTCAGCGCGTTCGAACCCGTGTTCCCGCATGCGCCGGGAGTCGGCACCACCACCAGAGTGCTGGCGGAAAGCGGGAATATCTTCGAACGTCTGGCGCCGCCGCCGCCTCCTCCTGCTGACGTCGGTGTCTCCACCGAAGAATACCGCCGAAGCGCTTTCCAGCCCGTCGTCCCTCCGACCGTGGGACGGCAAGCGACCAACCACTGCACCATTCCTCCTCCAACCGGTGCGGGGAGTGCGTTTCAACCCGTGCTTCCCTCAGCGCCAGGGGCTACCACTAATGGTGACGGAGCGTCGGCCAGGG AGCCAGGAGTCAGTCCGTATTTCAGTGGAGACGCGGGTAACCTCCCTCCGCCCAAGGAAAAGTTTGCCGCGACCAAGTGGACGCCTCCGCGGTCGCCCTTCAACCTCGTTCAGGAACACCTTTTCCACGACCCCTGGAAACTGCTTGTGGCAACCATTTTCCTCCAGCGGACGACAG gCCAAGCAGCGATCCCGTTGATGTGGGAGTTTTTCCGTCGCTGGCCGTCACCGGAAGTGACGCGTGAGGCCGACTGGAAACCGATCTCTGAGCTCCTACAGCCACTGGGGCTGTACCAGAAACGCGCCAAAACCCTCATCAGATTCTCAG ATGAGTTCCTGACTAAAGACTGGACCTACCCAGATGAGCTTCACGGTATCGGCAAGTACGGCAACGACTCCTATCGCATCTTCTGTGTCAACGAGTGGAGACAG GTGATGCCAAGTGACCACAAGTTAAACGACTACCATAACTGGCTATTGAAGAACCACAAGGAACTGGGGATATGA